AAGATAGGGATGCAAGTGATCAACCGGGTGTACAGGCCGGCGAAGTAAGAGAGGATCAGGCGGGAAAGCGGCCAGTTGATGATGCGGATGCCCCCAATATAGCGGGAGCCGATCACCAGATCTGCTTCGTTACGTCGCAGAGGGTCAAGCAACCGCGGCAGGTCCTCCGGGTCATGCGACAGGTCGGCATCCATTTCAGCCAGATAGGTGTAGCCTCGTTCCAGGCCGAATCGAAATCCTGTCAGGTAGGCCGAGCCCAGGCCCAGTTTGCCGGTGCGCTCAATGAGAAAGAGCCGGTCTGGATAACGGGCCTGCAGAGCAGCCACGCGTGCAGCTGTACCATCGGGCGACGCGTCGTCTACGACCAGGACAGAAACCTGACACGGAAGTTCCAGCACCTGTGGAAGCAGCCGCTCCACATTTTGCGCCTCGTTATAAGTTGGGATAATAACGAGCGTGTCCGAGGCGTGGTGAGATATGGACGATGCGGCCACCGCTTGACACCTGTTGCAACCGTCGATGAAAAAAGCGACCTCTTAAACTACGACGGGCACAAAAAAGACCCAAGTACATTTCTTTTCACAGGCATCTTAAGAAAAAGCAAGCATACATGTGGGCGCTCACAACGGCTTTTGTTGTATCTTTAAAAGCTACCTTTGTCGACAGTTTGCCATCGGTTGCAAAATGGGCTTTCTATTTTAATCACGAA
This genomic interval from Rhodothermus sp. contains the following:
- a CDS encoding polyprenol monophosphomannose synthase translates to MAASSISHHASDTLVIIPTYNEAQNVERLLPQVLELPCQVSVLVVDDASPDGTAARVAALQARYPDRLFLIERTGKLGLGSAYLTGFRFGLERGYTYLAEMDADLSHDPEDLPRLLDPLRRNEADLVIGSRYIGGIRIINWPLSRLILSYFAGLYTRLITCIPILDVTSGFKCYHRRVLEAIDLDRIRSNGYSFQIEMKYRAWRKGFRLLEVPIIFTDRQEGSSKMSKAIVWEAAWKVWELRLRALLGRL